One part of the Kryptolebias marmoratus isolate JLee-2015 linkage group LG2, ASM164957v2, whole genome shotgun sequence genome encodes these proteins:
- the cog6 gene encoding conserved oligomeric Golgi complex subunit 6, with amino-acid sequence MASSKVEITADSSTLSSNSNVPSQPNNPLSRKLNKILETRLDNDKEMLEALKALSVFFNENSLRTRRNLRGDIERRSLTINEEFARIFKEVKEELESVNEDVKAMSTCCEEMTNRLKAAKEQTQDLIVKTNKLQGENQRLEVRAQVAQAFLAKFQLTNEEMATLRGARDAPITEGFFKVLSRVKHIHEDVKVLLRTNQQTAGLEIMEQMAVLQETAYEQLYRWAQNECRGLTQETCDISPVLTQAMEALQDRPVLYKYTLDEFGTARRCAVVRGFIDALTRGGPGGTPRPIEMHSHDPLRYVGDMLAWLHQATASEKEHLEALLKQVTLQGAEENMQEVVGHITEGVCRPLKVRIEQVIVAEPGAVLLYKLSNLLKFYHHTISSIIGTSVASLLITTEEMHLLSKKMFFNSLSLHASRLMDKVELPPPDLGPTASLNQTLSLLREVLASHDSSVIPLDARQADFAQVLSCILDPLLQLCTVSASNLGTADMATYMVNSLYVMKTTLALFEFTDKRLEMLEFQIEAHLDTLINEQASYVLTRAGLSYIYNCVQEHSSEQGPLSLLPSMDNSSVKAAMVQFDRYLSSPDTLVMPQLNFLLSAAVKEQIFRQSTELVCRAYGEVYAALTSPTNAYQDPEVLVPRSPQQVQTLLS; translated from the exons ATGGCTAGTAGTAAAGTAGAAATTACAGCGGACAGCTCCACTTTATCATCGAATTCAAATGTGCCTTCTCAGCCCAATAACCCGCTGTCGAGGAAGctcaacaaaatattagaaacGAGGCTTGACAATGACAAG gagaTGCTGGAGGCTCTGAAGGCGCTGTCGGTGTTCTTCAATGAAAACAGTTTGCGCACCAGGAGAAATCTTCGAGGTGACATAGAAAGGCGAAGTCTTACCATCAACGAGGAGTTTGCACGAATATTTAAAGAAGTGAAAGAG GAGCTTGAAAGTGTTAACGAGGATGTTAAGGCGATGAGCACTTGTTGTGAAGAAATGACCAACAGACTAAAG GCTGCAAAAGAGCAAACTCAAGACCTCATTGTGAAAACCAACAAGCTGCAAGGAGAAAA TCAGCGCCTTGAAGTCAGAGCTCAGGTTGCTCAAGCTTTCCTTGCCAAGTTCCAGCTAACTAATGAGGAAATGGCCACACTACGAGGCGCTCGAGATGCTCCCATTACAGAG GGTTTCTTCAAAGTTCTTTCTCGGGTTAAACACATACATGAGGATGTGAAAGTCCTCCTGAGAACCAATCAGCAAACTGCAGG GTTAGAGATCATGGAGCAGATGGCGGTGTTACAGGAGACGGCATACGAGCAGCTCTACCGCTGGGCTCAGA ATGAATGCCGAGGACTGACTCAGGAGACGTGTGATATCAGTCCTGTGTTAACTCAGGCCATGGAGGCTTTACAGGATCGCCCTGTTCTTTACAA gtACACCCTGGACGAGTTCGGGACCGCACGCAGATGTGCTGTGGTTCGAGGCTTCATCGACGCCCTGACCCGCGGTGGGCCAGGAGGTACTCCACGGCCCATCGAGATGCATTCACATGACCCTTTGAG GTATGTTGGGGACATGCTGGCCTGGCTGCACCAAGCAACCGCCTCAGAAAAAGAGCATCTAGAAGCTCTGCTAAAACAAGTCACTCTACAAG GTGCGGAGGAGAACATGCAAGAAGTGGTGGGGCACATCACAGAGGGAGTCTGCAGGCCGCTGAAA GTGCGGATAGAACAAGTCATTGTGGCAGAGCCGGGTGCTGTTCTGCTTTACAAGCTGTCGAATCTGCTGAAGTTCTACCACCACACAATCAG CTCCATTATTGGGACCAGTGTTGCTTCTTTGCTCATCACTACTGAGGAAATGCACCTCCTCAGTAAGAAGATGTTCTTCAACAGCCTGAGTCTCCATGCGAGCAGACTCATGGACAAG gtgGAGCTGCCCCCCCCAGACCTTGGACCTACAGCATCCCTCAATCAGACCCTGTCCCTCCTCAGGGAGGTGCTGGCCTCCCATGACTCCTCTGTGATTCCTCTTGATGCTCGCCAGGCTGATTTTGCTCAG GTTCTCTCTTGCATCCTGGATCCCCTGCTCCAGTTGTGTACCGTGTCAGCCAGTAACCTCGGCACCGCTGACATGGCTACATACATGGTCAACTCGCTGTATGTCATGAAAACCACTCTGGCTCTCTTTGAGTTCACCGACAAGAGGCTTGAGATGTTGGAGTTCCAG ATCGAGGCTCACCTTGATACGCTGATCAACGAGCAGGCGTCCTACGTGCTGACCAGAGCTGGACTAAGTTATATCTACAACTGTGTGCAGGAGCACAGTTCAGAACAG ggtcctctgtccctcctcccTAGTATGGACAACTCTTCTGTGAAAGCAGCCATG GTCCAGTTTGACCGGTACTTGTCGTCACCGGACACGCTTGTGATGCCGCAGCTCAACTTCCTCCTAAGTGCAGCTGTCAA GGAGCAGATTTTCCGTCAGTCCACAGAGCTGGTGTGCAGAGCGTATGGAGAAGTTTATGCAGCTCTGACCAGCCCCACTAATGCCTACCAGGACCCAGAAGTCCTGGTACCCAGATCACCCCAGCAGGTTCAGACTCTGCTGTCCTGA